Proteins encoded in a region of the Vicia villosa cultivar HV-30 ecotype Madison, WI linkage group LG5, Vvil1.0, whole genome shotgun sequence genome:
- the LOC131607139 gene encoding uncharacterized protein LOC131607139 — protein sequence MSRSDMFDHLSWLPFPQRYTTWIHHGESSVLPSTIPPSTTPNMVEDTIIVEESIQNMINDAFGVDRNHANEIPSTSHLEIDQEDYVMPTAAQERNEAKEYYELAREGEQPLYEGCRRYSRLSFLVKLYHIKCLCGLSEKSMTMILELIKDAFEYANIPSSFYEAKKSITKLGLNYVKIPACPNGCMLYWGEDEGRETCKNCNTSKWKTNEDVSVNKKKKKIPAKVLRYFPLKPRLQRLFLSSKTAEDMRWHATDTNNDGILRHPRDSEAWKKFDLKHTWFSSDPRNVRLALASDGFNPFGVMSTNNSIWPVVLIPYNTPPWICMKQTSFIMSMIIPGKEAPGNNIDVYLQPLVKELKELWTNGVDTYDSFKKEMFKLHANLMWTISDFPGLGALSGWNTYTGLACPSCNFQTTPLRLQASNKWCFMGHRRFLDRRHRFRLNRIRFNGEQEMRSPPRTLSGHEVFEQVKDVEVIFGKKPMKEKSIKRTREGQPIEGDSTQCNPTQGHPQQWKKKSIFFELPYWKDNLLRHNLDPMLIEKNVCDNVLFTLLNDRQKSKDHYKARQDLQNMGIRPNLWPDENDRISSAAFTLTGKDKRNFLTTLRNIRVPDGYSSNISRCIDLVNLKVNGMMKSHDCHILMEQLLPLAIHTTLPHEISSVLIQR from the coding sequence ATGAGTAGGAGTGACATGTTCGACCACTTAAGTTGGTTACCATTTCCGCAGAGATACACCACGTGGATTCATCATGGAGAGTCCTCTGTACTACCTAGTACTATCCCCCCTAGTACTACTCCAAATATGGTTGAAGATACTATCATTGTTGAAGAATCTATTCAGAACATGATCAACGATGCATTTGGAGTTGATAGGAATCATGCTAATGAAATACCATCTACATCACATTTGGAGATTGACCAAGAAGATTATGTGATGCCAACTGCAGCTCAGGAAAGAAATGAAGCCAAAGAGTACTATGAATTGGCTAGAGAAGGAGAGCAACCTTTATATGAAGGGTGTAGACGTTATTCAAGACTATCTTTTTTGGTTAAGTTGTACCATATAAAGTGTTTGTgtggattaagtgagaagtcaaTGACAATGATTTTAGAGTTAATAAAAGATgcatttgaatatgcaaacattCCAAGTTCGTTCTATGAAGCCAAGAAATCAATCACAAAACTTGGTTTGAATTATGTAAAGATACCCGCATGTCCAAACGGTTGTATGCTTTATTGGGGAGAAGATGAAGGGAGGGAGACTTGCAAAAATTGCAACACTTCGAAATGGAAAACAAATGAAGATGTCTCTGTgaacaagaaaaagaagaaaattcctGCCAAGGTTCTCCGTTATTTTCCACTAAAACCTCGATTACAGAGATTATTTTTGTCATCAAAGACAGCCGAGGATATGAGATGGCATGCAACAGATACTAACAATGATGGAATTTTGAGGCATCCTAGAGATTCAGAAGCTTGGAAGAAATTTGACTTGAAACATACTTGGTTTTCATCAGATCCGCGAAATGTGCGTCTTGCATTGGCTAGTGATGGTTTTAATCCTTTTGGTGTGATGAGTACAAATAATAGTATTTGGCCAGTTGTTCTCATTCCATATAACACTCCTCCCTGGATTTGCATGAAGCAGACATCATTTATAATGTCAATGATAATTCCCGGTAAAGAAGCACCAGGAAATAATATTGATGTCTACTTACAACCCTTAGTTAAAGAGCTGAAGGAGTTATGGACAAATGGAGTGGATACATATGATTCTTTTAAGAAAGAGATGTTCAAGTTGCATGCAAATTTGATGTGGACGATTAGCGACTTTCCTGGTTTGGGTGCACTTTCTGGGTGGAACACATACACAGGACTTGCTTGCCCATCGTGTAACTTTCAAACTACACCTCTCCGTCTTCAAGCTAGCAATAAATGGTGTTTCATGGGTCATCGTCGTTTCCTTGATCGAAGACACAGGTTTAGATTGAACAGGATCCGTTTTAATGGTGAACAGGAAATGCGGAGTCCACCGAGAACACTATCTGGACATGAAGTTTTTGAACAGGTTAAAGATGTTGAAGTCATCTTTGGTAAAAAGCCAATGAAAGAAAAATCGATAAAAAGAACACGTGAGGGACAACCTATAGAAGGTGATAGTACACAGTGTAATCCTACACAAGGCCatcctcaacaatggaaaaagAAAAGCATATTTTTTGAACTTCCGTATTGGAAGGATAATCTTTTGCGCCATAATCTTGATCCGATGCTTATTGAGAAAAATGTGTGCGATAATGTCCTATTTACTTTACTAAATGATAGGCAAAAGAGTAAAGACCATTATAAAGCTCGACAAGACCTTCAAAATATGGGCATAAGACCTAATCTTTGGCCTGATGAAAATGATAGAATTTCTTCGGCAGCTTTTACTTTAACGGGTAAAGATAAAAGGAATTTTTTAACAACTTTAAGGAATATTAGGGTGCCTGATGGTTATTCAAGCAACATATCTAGATGCATTGACTTAGTAAATCTCAAGGTGAATGGAATGATGAAGAGTCATGATTGTCATATATTAATGGAACAACTTCTACCATTAGCCATTCACACAACATTACCTCATGAGATTTCATCAGTATTGATTCAAAGATAG